Below is a window of Leishmania panamensis strain MHOM/PA/94/PSC-1 chromosome 30 sequence DNA.
CCACAGCGGCACACGAGCGGTGCGGCCCACCACGAGACTCGAAACGGCGCGCTCCGCTGAAGTGACACCGAGCGAGGTGGCAATGGAGTTGTGCAAGCCGGTTGGCACCAAAAGAAGCGGCAcagcctccagcagcgaccgTGGCGACACTTCTCTGCTCGGCCCTGTGCCTGTGAACGACATGGATGCAATAAGATTGAGAGCTCTGTTCACCGTGCCGTCACCACCGCAGAGCACTAGGGCCTCCGCCCACGGCAGcgcccgctgcagctgctccgcagcATCATCATTCGGGATGTGCACGTCGTGGTGCACAATGCCGGCGCGATCGAGGTACCCTTTCAGCGTGCTGGCGAAGGTCTGCACGGCATGGCGTCTACCGCTACGGCTGTTGACGACGAGCACGCACCTCTTCAGTGAAGGCATCCGAGTGCCTTGGGATTGACCTCTCGCGAacgctttcgctctctcagCTTTGTTTTCCTGCTGGCCTCCTGAAGTGGGGCACAGGTACGCaccacacgcatgcacgcactGAATAGTGAGTGGGGCTCGTgtaagggggagggggggggcgcaggGCTGCACGTCACGACGTATGAGAAACAAACGTCTGCCGAGATCACTGGGCGTTGATCGGGAGCACCGTAAGTCATTAGGGAGCACCAAGTGGGTGCTCTTCAAGGGAGAGcaacgggggaggggaagaaatGGCAGTGAAGAGAGTCGTCAAGTGGTGCACTTAAAACGTGGAAAGAAAACAGCAGCACGTATGCACGCGCCTCGTACAGGTATCAGCCAGCAGAGTCCTCCTTTACAGTGCTTGGGATCTGGTGACGTAGCGGCGGTACTGAGCAGCTGATGTGGCCCTCTGTgtgagaggggaagggaggcgCAGGCAGACATGCCTGATCAGCTCACTCCAACtcatctcccccctcctccctccccctttctcttttccttcttctgcCCTGCTCTCTCAGGCCAcctttcgttgttgttcGGCATCTTTGGCAGTGAGAGCAACGCCTGAGTGCATGTCCATTGTGCGGTGTTGAGCGACGCACTGAGGcaagagagcgcgcgcacacgtggGTGTGCAAATACAATACGCGAATGCATCAGCAAGATCAAAGATAGGTCATCACGCCACCAGCTCTATCACTAAGGTGTGCGCAACTCGAGCATTTCAGCCTTCTAGACTTGAGCTCGAAGGGGCAGAATGGGACGGCGTCGCTTCGTGCCAGACCTGCGGGCACGTCGCAACACGTAAATCATACCCAACACGACTACCGTGGCGGGGAAAACGATGGTCAGAAACGCGTTCATGCTGAGAGGGTCACGGTACGCTGTGATAGCCTCCCCATGATGGTTCGCCGCTCTCCTTGTGAGGGGGAGCGTCTCCGTGCCGGTCGTCTCGTACAGCGCTGTGGGGACCCACTTGTAGTGGGATCGCAGGTACTGGGATACCTCCGTCACCACAAAGCGTTCCTCGTCATTGCTGGTGACGGCATCACGATAACATGCAGGGCACTGCCTTGGGTCCGGGAAGATCCGCTTTCGCACCAGCGGATCTGCCCCCTCTTTCACCTCGGCTAGACGTCGGTTCACCTCGTTGTGGAAGCGCCATagctgcagcaccgggtCCTTGTCCTTCTCTGGCTGAAAGCGAAGGAAATGAGTGCGGCAGGCATCACAAGAGAAGAAGTTTCGCGCGTAGTCGAGAATGATGAACAGCACCtcggcgttgttgttgtcagCATCCGCGTGCACCACATTCACTGTCAGCGCGTGGTAGAGCAACCACATGCCACACGGAAACCCACGGTAACGCCACGAGGACCCCTTGCACGTTTGCCAGCGCAGATGCCGCGGCGTCCCCTGGTATGGGATACCGGCGGACAAAACCAGCTTTTGCCAGTCGGCCACAGAGACAGAAGCAAAATCGTCTACGCTGTACTGCATGTTATCTACACTGCGGTTGGCAGCCATGGAATACAGCAACACATCCGCGCCAAGTCCAGGCAACCGCTGTTGCACCACCCGGAGAAACTGAAGAagagcgcggcgccgcgcagcgGACTCGAGGCCTATCAACGCCACTTCGTGGTAGAGAGTTTCTAAAAATGCGTTGGCGATATCGACCATGTGAAACGTCGTATCCTCCACAAATTTTgtagcgccagcagcggatGGGCCCACGCCAGCGCCGGCCTCCGCGGCGTCGCTAACCTTCAGGTTGCGCAGGTAGCTCCGCATGTGCAGACAGCGCTCCTTACTCGTTGCCGCCCACAGGCTGGCCGAGGCAGAGCCCCAGACTTTGCGCGCGGTGTCGAAGTGCTCCTTTATATATCCACCTTGTCCTAGCAAAACCCGCGTCATCGTGATGGGCCTCGCCTCCGCAACACCCTCGTCGACGTCCTTCTTGTTAGCGATGACTGGGGCGAGAGTAGACTCCTTAGTGGACATGttgagtgggaggaggaggtaaaGAGAGGGCACGGCGTGCacctggaggcggcggcactctTCCGTGCTTGTCTCGCAGTTGAGAGCTGCCACTGTGACTTCGTTCAGGACATCTCCGCTGTCTTCGGTCGTCTCTTTCGCGAGGCGGGAGATGTCTGGGGCAGAAAGGCGGCAGTGCCCGCAACCACCTGAGTAGGCGACCAGAATCCATGGGCACATGTGCGCCGACTCGTGCAGCCCCCCCAAGCGCGTGTCGTGGATATCAATCACCTCGAAGGCATCCAGGAAGAGCGAATGCGACTGGGAGAGAAATGTAGCGCGGCCGGGGCAGCATAGCACAGCGAGAaaccacagagagagggctgTGGCAGCCAGCCGGGGAAGCAGTGTCATGGATGACAACACCAACGAAGATGAAAAATGAAGAGTTCAGTGTAGAAGGAAAAAACGAGACACGAAGCTCGGCCTCTCATACCTCCACgagcagagaaggggaagaagcagAAGTGGGTGGTGAGATAGCCACAGAGCCGCGGAAATACCAGcccagagagcgagaacgcAGGAAGATAGGCCGAGACGAGCGCAAAGAggagctgttgctgctgctggatgaaagagaggcgatTCTTCTGCTATCGATATCTGTTCATAGATGACGACACAAGCTCGAGTGCTGCTCATCgccgtgggtgtgtgtgggtgtgtgtatgtttgATGGAAGtaggtggaggggggtggcaGGGCGGGGAGGCAAAGAAGTGTATGCATGTGGAAAATATGGAgtgaaagagcgagaggaatgCATCTCCGCCGACTGCTAAAGATGGGGAGTCCAAGAGCGACAGGTGCATGCAGCATGCCCCATCGTCACAGGCAACGTTGAAGGCCACGGCTGCCGTCGCCTTGATCGTctgagggaagggagagggggtgtgATAGGAAAATGAGGACACAACGACACGTGTTCGAGCATCCTGCTATTTGACTTCCCCCTGTTACGGCTTCTACCTCACGCAGAATATGTGCGGCATACGCGCAGATGCCTTTCTCGCTGATGTGTTCCGCCAAAAATGAGGTCCTCAACTTACAGGCCCGTCCATCGCCAAGCACCCCCTACGCCTCgcggctgctttgctgcCAAAACTAATCAGCAAAGGGCTACTTATGATGGCCAAGACACAGGATTagcagctgcttcacaagatagagagagagagagagagatgacgcACACAGAGTACAACACAGCATGAAGCattagggggggggaggcaagaGCAAGACAAGAAAAGCTAAGGACAACAATGAGGTTTGCCCCCTCGAAGCCAACAGAGACCGTATGGCATCATCAAGCTCTTTACCGCCGCTACGCAGTATCACCACCATACCTCGCCTAGTTCTCCATTACTCACAAAATACTTCACCCGCGCTGCACTCGCATAATTTCAGCGTCACATCGTCCACCACGAACAACAGCCCATCTAACGGTGCACACTCTTTGCctgcgcatgcgtgcgtgcgcaacGGTGCCGCCACACTCAGCACTGCATCTCCTCACAGTCCGGCACGGCACAGGCATACATCTTTCTGCTCTTCGCCAATACAACACGCGATCAGGTCCCGCAGATAATAAAGTCGCGCGCGTCACCACCTCGGCAAAGGCACAAACGAGAAGGccggcaccacagcagccacacagccacacacacacacacacacacacacacacgtgcacacgtacagcactgcagcaacGATGCACCGCAAGCAATACAGCACAGCCCgaacacatccacacacacacacgcacacgtgcacacgcgcgcggtAGACCCACTCAGCTTGCACCGCTTCAACGCGAAGGGCGCTCGTTGCGTTTTTCGTGATCATGCAGGATACATCAGATACCACAGGAATGCACGGCGAATCATCACGTAGGGGGTGCAGGAGCGAAAGACtgtacacacacatgccCGCTggctcgctctccttcgaAGACTCcttggtgcgtgcgtgcgcaacGGTGCCGCCACACTCAGCACTGCATCTCCTCACAGTCCGGCACGGCACAGGCATACATCTTTCTGCTCTTCGCCAATACAACACGCGATCAGGTCCCGCAGATAATAAAGTCGTGCGCGTCACCACCTCGGCAAAGGCACAAACGAGAAGGccggcaccacagcagccacacagccacacagccacacagccacacacacacacacacacacacacacgtgcacacgcgcgcggtAGACCCACTCAGCTTGCACCGCTTCAACGCGAAGGGCGCTCGTTGCGTTTTTCGTGATCATGCAGGATGCATCAGATACCACAGGAATGCACGGCGAATCATCACGTAGGGGGTGcaggagcgaaagaaaagggtgggtggggataAGACAGGAGGGCCAGACGACGGTGCCGATCAGCGCAAAGGGAGGGGAATATGTGCGTTACAGCGTCTACTGTGGAAACCAAAGGTCATTCTCTGTAGTGTCCAGAGGGAGCCTGGTCACCATTTTCGGTCGTTGAGGGTGACTGCGTTTGTGTTTCGCTTTGAGCGAGTACAGGAGCCGAGCTACTCCGGTGTCTCTGAAAGCGCGTAGGCACTACAGGAGGAGAGGTAAgagaccacacacacacacacacacacgcagagagagagaggggggggaagagaaggcagaTGGGGAACGACAGGAGCGTGGCACGGACTGATCGGTGGGTAAATGAGACTTTGTGAAGTGAGCCTAAACTTTCGCGTGAAAAAGGCGCATTGCAAacgcagaggggggggcaaacGACGCGTGAGCACGGCGGCACAATGATGAGCAAAgcaccgtcgctgttgcaggAAGTTGGGGCCGGGGTGTACCGCCGTGCAGCAGATGTCGAGCGAAAATATATAAAAAATGGTTTCGCCTTTTTCATTACACCCGGTCTCTCGCGTATTGGAGGTAAGCGGCTGCGGTTCATCGCCTGTGCGTGCTTGCGTGCTTCCTCGGGGGTTGCTGCGCTGTCGTCACAAGTGCTGAGACACCGCgcacggggggggg
It encodes the following:
- the QSOX gene encoding quiescin sulfhydryl oxidase, putative (TriTrypDB/GeneDB-style sysID: LpmP.30.0450); amino-acid sequence: MTLLPRLAATALSLWFLAVLCCPGRATFLSQSHSLFLDAFEVIDIHDTRLGGLHESAHMCPWILVAYSGGCGHCRLSAPDISRLAKETTEDSGDVLNEVTVAALNCETSTEECRRLQVHAVPSLYLLLPLNMSTKESTLAPVIANKKDVDEGVAEARPITMTRVLLGQGGYIKEHFDTARKVWGSASASLWAATSKERCLHMRSYLRNLKVSDAAEAGAGVGPSAAGATKFVEDTTFHMVDIANAFLETLYHEVALIGLESAARRRALLQFLRVVQQRLPGLGADVLLYSMAANRSVDNMQYSVDDFASVSVADWQKLVLSAGIPYQGTPRHLRWQTCKGSSWRYRGFPCGMWLLYHALTVNVVHADADNNNAEVLFIILDYARNFFSCDACRTHFLRFQPEKDKDPVLQLWRFHNEVNRRLAEVKEGADPLVRKRIFPDPRQCPACYRDAVTSNDEERFVVTEVSQYLRSHYKWVPTALYETTGTETLPLTRRAANHHGEAITAYRDPLSMNAFLTIVFPATVVVLGMIYVLRRARRSGTKRRRPILPLRAQV